GGGTCGGCCAGCTGGTCGAACGTCGGGCTCTCGAAGCCGCGAGGCGGGAGGTGCGGGCGGACGAGGTGCGAGAGCACGGGCGCGAGCGCCACCCACCCGACGGCGAGCGCCGTGAGCGCCCGGGCGCCGAGCAGCGTGAACGGCAGGCCCAGCACGAAGAGCGCGCCGTAGTAGGTCAGGATCACCGCGATGCCGCTGTCGAGGCCGCCGAGGAACAGCCCGAGCAGTGCGATGAGCAGCGCCCTGCCGGCGATGCCCGCGGACCGCAGCGCAAGCGGGCGACCGCGCAGCGGCTCGCGGGTCATCAGGGCCAGGCTCACCCCGGCCAGCACCGCGAAGAGCGCCGAGGCCCGGCCACCGGCCAGCCACTGGCCGGTGGTGAGCCCGCCGGCGGGGGTGCGCGCATCCATGACGTGGGTGGCGACCATGCCGAGCAGCGCCACGCACCGGGCGACGTCCAGCCCGACGAGGCGGGCTCGCGGCGTCCCGGTCATGGCCCCATCCTGCCGGGCCGGGCCTCAGCCGCCGGGCCTCAGCCGCCGGTCCTCAGCCGCCGGGGCGGGCGACCTGCTCGGCGAGCGTGGCGGGCGCCTGGATGCAGTAGGAGTCGGTGAGCAGCTCGGCCAGCTCGTCCCAGTCGGTGTCGTCGTCGAGGAGCATGCCGATCGAGTTGCCGCCCCAGCCGGAGCGGAAGTAGGGCTCACCCATGTGCTCGAAGGCGGCCACCTCGTCGGGCTCGCCGCGGAAGGTGATCCGGAAGAGCTGGTCCTCGCCACCGAAGACGTGGGCGACCGTCGCGCTCCCGACGCGCCACCGGGTGCCGGTCCATGCCGGCTCCTGGCGGCACCGGGGCAGCGCGCCCAGGACCGCGTCGATCCGCAGCACCCACTCCTCGGGCACGAGGGGACGGTCGGCGAGGGCCACGGCACCCAGCCTGCCACCGGGGACCGACACCGCGCGCCTGGAACCCTCAGTAGGACTTCGGCAGCCCCAGGCTGTGCATCGCGACGAAGTTGAGGATCATCTCCCGGCTCACCGGGGCGATCCGCCCGGCGCGGGCGGCCACGAGCATGCCGGCCATGCCGTACTCCTGCGTGATCCCGTTGCCGCCGTGGGTCTGCACGGCCGCGTCGACCGCGTGGACGGCGGCCTCCGCGGCGGCGTACTTCGCCATGTTGGCGGCCTCTCCGGCCGCGAGGTCGTCGCCGGCGTCGACGAGCGCGGACGCCTTCTGCGTCATCAGGCGGGCGAGCTCGTTCTCCACGTGGGCCGTGGCGAGCGGGTGGGCGATGGCCTGGTGGGCGCCGATGGGCACCTGGAAGACGATGCGCTCGCGGGCGTACGCCGACGCCTTCTCCAGCGCGTGCCGGGCGAGGCCGGTCGAGAACGAGGCCGCCATGATCCGCTCGGGGTTGAGGCCGGCGAAGAGCTGGACCAGCCCGCCGTCCTCGTCGCCGACGAGCGCGTCGGCCGGCAGCCGGACGTCGTCGATGAACACCTGGAACTGCTTCTCCGGGCTGACGATCTCCATCGCGATGGCGGTGAAGTCGAGGCCCGCCGCGTCGGTCGGGACCACGAACAGGCACGGCTTGAGCCTGCCGGTCCGCGCGTCCTCGGCGCGGGCGACCACGAGGACGTGGGCGGCCTCGTCGACGCCGGAGATGTAGACCTTCTGCCCGCGGAGCACCCAGCCGTCGCCGTCGCGGCGCGCGGTGGTGGTGATGTTGTGGGAGTTGGTCCCGGCGTCGGGCTCGGTGATCGCGAACGCCATCGTCGCGGTGCCGTCGCAGATGCCGGGCAGCCACCGCTGCTTCTGCTCCTCGGTGCCGTAGCGGGCGATGACCGTCCCGCAGATCGCCGGGCTGACGACCATCATCAGCAGCGGGCAGCCCTGCGCGGCGAGCTCCTCGCACACGGCGGCCACGTCGCCGATGCCGCCGCCCCCGCCGCCGTACTCCTCGGGGAGGTTGACGCCGAGGTAGCCCGCGCGGGCGATGTCGAGCCACAGCTCGGTGGTCTTCTCGCCCGAGCGGGCGCGCTCGACGAACCACTCGCGGCCGTAGCCGGCCGCCATCTTGGCGACCTGGCGGCGCAGCTCCTGGCGCTCCTCGGACTCGGTGAACGTGCTCATGGGCTCTCCTCGGGTTCTCCGGTGGCGACGACTGCCAGGACCTCCCCGGACGCGACCTGCGCCCCGGGCTCGACGTTGACCTCGGCGACCGTGCCGTCGTGCGGCGCGGTCACGGTGTGCTGCATCTTCATCGCCTCGAGGACCAGGACGACGTCGCCGGCGGCGACCGCGTCCCCGGGCTCGACGGCCACCGTGACGACGGTGCCGGGCATCGGTGCGAGCAGGGAGCCGCTCGCCACCGCGTCGGCCGGGTCGGTGAAGCGGGGGAGCAGGCGCAGGCTCTGCCGCACCATCGAGTCGTCGTCGAGGTGCACCTCGCCCGTCACCGGGTCGATGTGCACGTCGATGGACTGACGGAAGCCGCCCCGCTCGACCACCACACGTCGCGGGGTCGCCTCGATCACGTGGAGGTCCTCCTCGCCCGCACTCCGGAAGCCGTCCCGATCGCCGTACCACTCGGCCACGACCGGTTCGTCGCGCCCGCTGACCAGGAAGGTGGTGCGGTGCGGCTGCGAGACGACGTTGCGCCAGCCGGTCGGCACGCCACGCTGCACGGTGCGCTGCTCGGTGTCCCGGGCGGCGAGCGCGATCGCGGCCACGAACGGAGCGAAGTCCGGGTCGCCAGCCGGGGCGAGGTCCGCGAACTCCTTGGCCAGCCGGTGTTCGAGCGTCGAGGTCGTCATCGTGCCCGCGAGGGTGTCGCGGTCGCCGAGAGCGGCGATGAGGAGGTCCCGGTTGGTGGCGATGCCGTGCAGCCGGGCACGCCTCAACGCGCCCCTGAGCGAGCGCAGGGCCGACCCGCGGTCGGGACCCCAGCTGATCACCTTCGCGAGCATCGCGTCGTAGTGCGTACCCACGACGTCGCCCGAGGCGTAGCCCGCGTCGACCCGGATGCCGTGGCGGGCCAGGAGGTCGAAGGACGTGTCGGCAGGGACGTCGAAGCGCGCGAGCCGCCCCGCCGTCGGCTGCCAGTCGGCTGCGGGGTCCTCGGCGTAGAGGCGTACCTCGACGGCGTGGCCGCTGGGCGCGGGTGCGCCGTCGGGGAGCAGCTCGGCCAGGGTCCGACCCTCCGCCACGCCGATCTGGAGGGCCACCAGGTCCAGACCGATGACGCACTCGGTCACCGGGTGCTCGACCTGGAGCCGGGTGTTCATCTCCAGGAACCAGAAGCGCCCGGTGGCAGGGTCATACAGGAACTCGACGGTCCCGGCGCCGGCGTAGCCGACGGCCCGGCCCGCCTCCACCGCGGCCTGGTGCATCCCCGCGCGGACCTCGTCGGACAATCCTGGGGCCGGCGCCTCCTCCATCACCTTCTGGTGGCGGCGCTGGAGCGAGCAGTCGCGGTCACCGAGCGCGACGCCGGAGCCGTAGGTGTCGAACAGCACCTGCACCTCGACGTGGCGTCCGGACTCGACGTAGGGCTCGACGAAGACGGTGCCGTCGCCGAAGGCGCTGCGTGCCTCCGCCTCCGCCGCAGCCACCTCGGACCCCAGGTCGTCGAGCCGCCGGACGACCCGCATCCCGCGCCCCCCGCCGCCGGCGCTGGCCTTGACCAGGAGCGGGAGGTCGGACTCGGTGGGCTCGGCGGGCGCCTCGAGGGTCGGCACACCGGCGGCGCGCATGAGCTCCTTGGAGCGGAC
This genomic stretch from Nocardioides renjunii harbors:
- a CDS encoding MmcQ/YjbR family DNA-binding protein, whose protein sequence is MALADRPLVPEEWVLRIDAVLGALPRCRQEPAWTGTRWRVGSATVAHVFGGEDQLFRITFRGEPDEVAAFEHMGEPYFRSGWGGNSIGMLLDDDTDWDELAELLTDSYCIQAPATLAEQVARPGG
- a CDS encoding acyl-CoA dehydrogenase family protein; its protein translation is MSTFTESEERQELRRQVAKMAAGYGREWFVERARSGEKTTELWLDIARAGYLGVNLPEEYGGGGGGIGDVAAVCEELAAQGCPLLMMVVSPAICGTVIARYGTEEQKQRWLPGICDGTATMAFAITEPDAGTNSHNITTTARRDGDGWVLRGQKVYISGVDEAAHVLVVARAEDARTGRLKPCLFVVPTDAAGLDFTAIAMEIVSPEKQFQVFIDDVRLPADALVGDEDGGLVQLFAGLNPERIMAASFSTGLARHALEKASAYARERIVFQVPIGAHQAIAHPLATAHVENELARLMTQKASALVDAGDDLAAGEAANMAKYAAAEAAVHAVDAAVQTHGGNGITQEYGMAGMLVAARAGRIAPVSREMILNFVAMHSLGLPKSY
- a CDS encoding acetyl/propionyl/methylcrotonyl-CoA carboxylase subunit alpha is translated as MTTPIQLVAVANRGEIASRVFATCRRLGIETMAVFSDADADLPFVADADYAARLPGSIPSETYLQGERIVRLVRASGGQAVHPGYGFLSESADFARAVLDGQLVWIGPPPEAIEAMGSKVRSKELMRAAGVPTLEAPAEPTESDLPLLVKASAGGGGRGMRVVRRLDDLGSEVAAAEAEARSAFGDGTVFVEPYVESGRHVEVQVLFDTYGSGVALGDRDCSLQRRHQKVMEEAPAPGLSDEVRAGMHQAAVEAGRAVGYAGAGTVEFLYDPATGRFWFLEMNTRLQVEHPVTECVIGLDLVALQIGVAEGRTLAELLPDGAPAPSGHAVEVRLYAEDPAADWQPTAGRLARFDVPADTSFDLLARHGIRVDAGYASGDVVGTHYDAMLAKVISWGPDRGSALRSLRGALRRARLHGIATNRDLLIAALGDRDTLAGTMTTSTLEHRLAKEFADLAPAGDPDFAPFVAAIALAARDTEQRTVQRGVPTGWRNVVSQPHRTTFLVSGRDEPVVAEWYGDRDGFRSAGEEDLHVIEATPRRVVVERGGFRQSIDVHIDPVTGEVHLDDDSMVRQSLRLLPRFTDPADAVASGSLLAPMPGTVVTVAVEPGDAVAAGDVVLVLEAMKMQHTVTAPHDGTVAEVNVEPGAQVASGEVLAVVATGEPEESP